In Acanthochromis polyacanthus isolate Apoly-LR-REF ecotype Palm Island chromosome 18, KAUST_Apoly_ChrSc, whole genome shotgun sequence, the following proteins share a genomic window:
- the LOC110951496 gene encoding chemerin-like receptor 1: MAYRHPGVYKCVTDLVPSCGCAVEIPILRLQQYFFVFLTKSLTYVTLLSKHCSENRSEKLNPPAKDSERQHFIVAAFAIDTYRKVTSMDDIDYVEYGDYTPSNDTEIYSNLTHLVTFSTSQSSLTYVLVAANIIISVAGLGGNSLVIWICGWKMKTTVITTWYISLAISDLLFCVFLPLDVFYMLTSNWPFGQILCKLSSSALFLNMYSSVFLLVLISADRCVMALFPVWSHNHRRVPKAFRVIVLMWILSALLTLPSLIFRKTTVHGSVTQCHTDYGGHSKHKAVALTRFICGFLIPFQIIVSCSLVLGVKLKSLTIKSTKPYKVMAALILSFFFCWVPYHTFVLLELDLKNHSVEVQKTGLRVGTTLAAANSFISPLLYVFIGNDFKRTLKRSLTSGIEEAMAEDIRTGGLSHSKCKSMEVI; the protein is encoded by the exons ATGGCCTATAGACACCCTGGTGTTTATAAATGTGTTACTGATTTGGTCCCTTCATGTGGTTGTGCGGTGGAGATCCCCATTCTAAGATTgcaacagtatttttttgtgtttttgaccaAAAGCCTTACATACGTCACTCTTCTGAGCAAACACTGCTCAGAAAACAGAAGTGAGAAGTTGAATCCACCAGCAAAGGACTCAGAAAGGCAACACTTTATAGTCGCTGCTTTTGCCATTGACACGTACC GTAAAGTAACCAGCATGGATGATATTGATTATGTTGAATATGGGGATTACACCCCAAGCAATGACACAGAGATCTACAGCAACCTAACTCACCTAGTGACTTTCAGTACCTCTCAGTCTTCTCTGACTTATGTCCTAGTCGCAGCCAATATCATTATTTCTGTTGCTGGGCTTGGAGGAAATTCCTTAGTGATCTGGATCTGTGgatggaaaatgaaaacaacgGTCATCACCACCTGGTACATCAGTTTGGCCATTTCAGACCTTttgttctgtgtctttctgCCACTCGACGTGTTCTACATGTTAACCTCGAACTGGCCTTTCGGACAGATCTTGTGCAAGCTCTCCTCCTCCGCCCTGTTTCTCAACATGTACAGCAGCGTATTCCTGTTGGTTCTAATCAGTGCCGATCGCTGTGTGATGGCCTTATTCCCTGTGTGGTCACACAACCATCGAAGGGTGCCCAAAGCTTTCAGAGTCATCGTCCTCATGTGgatcctctctgctctgctaaCGTTGCCCTCGCTGATCTTCAGAAAAACCACGGTCCACGGCTCGGTCACTCAGTGCCACACAGATTACGGGGGCCATTCCAAACACAAGGCGGTGGCGCTGACTCGGTTCATCTGCGGGTTCCTGATCCCGTTCCAAATTATTGTGTCCTGCAGCCTGGTGCTCGGTGTGAAACTGAAAAGTTTGACCATCAAGTCAACAAAGCCTTACAAAGTCATGGCAGCGCTCATCTTGTCGTTTTTCTTCTGCTGGGTGCCCTATCATACCTTTGTCCTGCTGGAGCTAGACCTGAAGAACCACAGTGTGGAAGTGCAGAAAACTGGGCTGAGAGTGGGAACCACGCTGGCTGCAGCCAACAGCTTCATATCCCCACTTCTCTATGTGTTCATTGGAAATGACTTCAAACGAACCCTGAAGCGGTCTTTGACGTCAGGGATTGAGGAGGCGATGGCTGAGGACATCCGTACAGGCGGTCTCAGTCACTCAAAGTGCAAGTCAATGGAGGTTATATGA